The segment TGATATGACGGAGCCATTGGAGGATCAATGCATGGACTCTCAAGCAGTTGATATGGCAAATGTGAATCAACAAAGCACAAATGGGCAGTTTGTGGTAAAAATTGAGGAGAAGGTTGTTCAGGGAAATCATCTGAATGCCTAAAAAAGAGGTATAtggtgaagaatttattaattttttaatcgaaaatttaaataatattttttttacagaaccCCTATTGGATAGAGAAAGCTACTGATCTTCCAAGAAACAatcatcataaaaaaaacatactttttaaatttaaaccagTTATTATtaatcttgaattaatttgttgtgcTCTTGACGTAAATATTCTTATGAAAAGAACtataaattactttaaataaccaaaaaggaattttttatctCTGAAGTGccttaattgaaataaatttaaaaactttgctccaaaaaataatttttttttaacagaaaattaagtgttttttgcatttttttatgtattaataTTCTGTAGTTCTAGTTCGACTAAAACTCAAGATAtcgaagaaatataaaaaaaaattatttcaattattttttgaagtattttctttttaaaataaaaatttataaaatatactCCTGATGCACGATTTTACGATTTTAAGCTTTTAGAGAATTCCCTGCTCAAGGAAGTCTCTGGTTctgatttaaatttcaattaaaacttacaaaggagaagaaaaagtcGATCCCGAAAGTATCTGCggataaattgatatttctaCTTTAGTTTTTCCAACttcttatttttagaaaactacaagaaatattttttttatgacacttgaattaaaatttatttttgtttcacctACTACTGGCAGttacttttcaaaatatcaaattttgcACCTAAATTCTATCACAGCGCCACCATTGGGTAAGTCGCAAAATAAAGTTTGTGAAAGGAATTTGAGGTTAGGGATAATAGAAATCAACTTGTTTTGAAGGATTTCTCTGCTCTAAATTGTCCAGGAATCTGGGTTTCTGTTAATGTTTAAGTGATGTCCGACGAAGAGGAAGCCAATGTACCCACAGAGGGAACTGATGAGCAAGAAGAAGATCCCAATCAGGAAGATTTTTGCCGattgtgtgcaaaaaatatcaaaggagaggaatcaatttcaatttttgacGACAATCTCCATGAATCCCTCGATGAATTGCTCGGGATTGGTGTAAGTGGAATGATTGGGCGAACATGATGGCAAAAAGTAACATCTGGgtgggattttttctctttccagGTTGGAGTTTCGGATGTATGGCCAAAGAGAGTGTGTCCAAAGTGCATCCGGAAAGCAACGAAATCGATAAAATTCGTTCGTGGAGTCCGAAAGAGTGAGGCTCTCTTCAAGAGGCTCTTCGGTGCGAATGGACCTGTTGTGGAGTTTGTCGTGAAGGAAGTATCAGGGGGCGTGGAAATGGATTTCAACAGTGACAGCGACGACGTGGAAGTAATTTCGGATGATGAGGCATTCCCGGAGGATGGTGTGATGATCAAGGAGGAAGGTGAAGCGCCTGATGACACAGATGATTCAATTCCATACCTAAAGGCATCCGATCCAATACCAGAAGCCTACCTGGAGATGGAATACACTGCAGAACAGCCGTATATTGAGCCACAGAATGAAGATGAAGATGCCCTGCCAGCTGTTTTAGCACCACGACGACGCTACAAGACAGATGCAGATTTCCGGCGTGTTGAGGCGTACTACACACTCAACTGCATGTACTGCCTTATTCACTTTACACGACTCAAAGAGCTTCGGGCGCACTATCGTGAAATGCACCATCAGGAGGGTTTTGTTCTGTGCTGTGGCAAAAAACTCTTCCGTCTCACCTACATGTTGGACCACATGGAGTACCATGCAAATCCCGAGGCATTCAAATGCGACCAATGCGGCAAATGCACAGACAGTCAACTCCATCTGCGTACGCATCAGCAGCAAGCGCATCCGGGTATCTACAGTCGCCGGAAAAAGGTGATTGAACGCCTGTCTGAAGCCACAAAACTCAATCGTTTCCCGTGCGAATACTGCGGCAGGGAGTTTGACTACAAATGCGCCATGGAACGGCATGTGGCGCAAATTCATCAAGGTGGCATCTACGAGACGTG is part of the Lutzomyia longipalpis isolate SR_M1_2022 chromosome 3, ASM2433408v1 genome and harbors:
- the LOC129794235 gene encoding zinc finger protein 287-like, with product MSDEEEANVPTEGTDEQEEDPNQEDFCRLCAKNIKGEESISIFDDNLHESLDELLGIGVGVSDVWPKRVCPKCIRKATKSIKFVRGVRKSEALFKRLFGANGPVVEFVVKEVSGGVEMDFNSDSDDVEVISDDEAFPEDGVMIKEEGEAPDDTDDSIPYLKASDPIPEAYLEMEYTAEQPYIEPQNEDEDALPAVLAPRRRYKTDADFRRVEAYYTLNCMYCLIHFTRLKELRAHYREMHHQEGFVLCCGKKLFRLTYMLDHMEYHANPEAFKCDQCGKCTDSQLHLRTHQQQAHPGIYSRRKKVIERLSEATKLNRFPCEYCGREFDYKCAMERHVAQIHQGGIYETCSVCCKQFKCRISYQRHMRLHEMEMSAGNVFVDETDQAVLIN